The following proteins are encoded in a genomic region of Coffea eugenioides isolate CCC68of chromosome 6, Ceug_1.0, whole genome shotgun sequence:
- the LOC113775049 gene encoding G2/mitotic-specific cyclin S13-7-like → MASRQVVQQQNRVEGIAGGVKEKKMAAEGKNRRALGDIGNMVTVRPVEGKPLPQISRPVTRSFCAQLLANAQAAAAAENQKKCVAVNVEGGAPVADGVLPQGGRAKKPNQKKAVAKPKPEAVIEISSSSEEVKKEKNKKKTGEAASKKTASTLSSTLTARSKAACGLSRKQKEITVDIDAADVNNELAVVEYVEDIYKFYKLAENESRIGDYMHSQPEINEKMRAILIDWLIEVHHKFELNPETLYLTINIVDRYLAVQTILRKELQLVGMSAMLIASKYEEIWAPEVNDFVCMSDRAYTHEQVLVMEKRILGALEWYLTVPTPYVFLVRFVKASIPDSNMENMVYFLAELALMNYATIIYCPSMIAASAVYAARCTLNKSPLWDETLKFHTGFSETQILDCAKLLVSYHSMAAEHRLKVIYRKYSNTERGAVALLPPAKSLMAAA, encoded by the exons atggcTTCAAGACAAGTTGTTCAGCAACAAAACAGAG TTGAGGGAATTGCTGGAGGTGTTAAAGAGAAGAAGATGGCAGCAGAAGGAAAGAATCGTCGTGCACTTGGAGACATTGGAAATATGGTGACTGTCCGTCCTGTTGAAGGCAAACCACTTCCTCAGATCTCCAGACCTGTTACAAG GAGTTTCTGTGCACAATTGTTAGCCAATGCACAGGCGGCGGCAGCAGCTGAAAACCAGAAG AAATGTGTGGCAGTTAATGTGGAAGGAGGGGCCCCTGTTGCTGATGGAGTCTTGCCACAGGGTGGTAGAGCTAAGAAGCCAAATCAGAAGAAAGCTGTTGCCAAACCTAAGCCTGAAGCTGTAATTGAAATCAGTTCATCTTCTGAGGAAGTTAAGAaggaaaagaacaagaaaaagacTGGTGAAGCGGCCTCAAAGAAGACAGCCTCAACTCTATCTTCAACCCTTACTGCTAGAAGCAAGGCTGCCTGTGGCTTGAGTAGAAAACAGAAGGAAATTACAGTGGATATTGATGCTGCTGATGTGAATAACGAGTTGGCAGTTGTTGAATATGTTGAAGATATTTACAAATTCTACAAGCTTGCTGAG AATGAGAGCAGAATTGGTGATTACATGCATTCACAACCTGAGATAAATGAAAAAATGAGGGCAATTCTGATTGATTGGCTGATTGAAGTGCACCATAAGTTTGAGCTTAATCCAGAGACTCTGTACCTCACAATCAACATAGTTGACAGGTACCTTGCTGTCCAGACAATTCTGAGGAAGGAACTCCAATTAGTTGGTATGAGTGCCATGCTTATAGCTTCCAAGTATGAGGAAATCTGGGCTCCTGAG GTGAATGACTTTGTGTGCATGTCAGATAGAGCTTACACTCATGAGCAGGTGTTAGTTATGGAAAAACGCATTCTTGGTGCACTGGAATGGTATCTAACAGTCCCAACACCATACGTGTTCCTCGTACGGTTTGTCAAGGCCTCAATTCCTGATTCTAAT ATGGAGAATATGGTCTACTTCTTAGCAGAGCTAGCACTGATGAATTATGCAACCATTATCTACTGTCCATCTATGATTGCTGCCTCAGCAGTCTATGCTGCAAGATGCACCTTGAATAAAAGCCCTCTTTGGGACGAGACTCTGAAGTTCCATACTGGATTCTCTGAGACACAAATATT AGACTGCGCTAAGCTACTGGTTAGCTACCATTCTATGGCTGCAGAACATAGGCTGAAGGTGATCTACAGAAAATACTCAAACACTGAACGAGGAGCTGTTGCTTTGTTACCTCCTGCCAAGTCTCTTATGGCTGCAGCATGA
- the LOC113776181 gene encoding AIG2-like protein D: MASTNPQPVAALHNVFVYGSLLADDVARVLLNRVPASSPAILHDYHRFSIKGRVYPAILPIENKQVSGKVLSGITPFELHILDEFEDVEYERQTVDVYLMDSSEKLQVSTYVWSNKTDPKLYGEWDFEEWKRLHKEEFIKMSLGFMEELQLPESKPRVTTYESFFQPKNDGQS, from the exons ATGGCGTCGACGAACCCTCAGCCGGTGGCTGCACTGCATAACGTGTTTGTCTACGGCAGCCTCTTAGCTGACGACGTCGCTCGTGTCCTCCTGAATCGTGTCCCTGCTTCGTCGCCGGCCATCCTCCATGACTA CCATCGGTTTAGCATCAAAGGAAGAGTTTACCCAGCAATCCTACCTATtgaaaataagcaagtatcTGGGAAG GTTCTTTCGGGCATTACTCCTTTTGAGTTGCATATTCTCGATGAGTTTGAGGATGTTGAGTATGAAAGGCAGACTGTCGATGTTTATTTGATG GATAGCTCTGAAAAGTTGCAGGTAAGCACTTATGTTTGGAGCAACAAGACTGACCCAAAGCTATATGGAGAGTGGGATTTTGAG GAATGGAAACGCTTGCACAAGGAAGAATTTATAAAGATGTCACTTGGTTTTATGGAAGAACTGCAGCTACCTGAATCAAAGCCCAGGGTGACAActtatgaatctttctttcagCCAAAAAATGATGGTCAGAGTTGA
- the LOC113773999 gene encoding uncharacterized protein LOC113773999: MGITNALSEALQRKDQDIVNAMGLVKVSKQQLQATREDGWDFLLDEVCLFCEKHEIIIPKMDEMFITSGRSRRKVQQITNLHHYRVELFCAVIDLQLQELNNRFNEINMELLLCMACLNPSDSFAAFDKKKLIRLAEHYPCEFSKLDILALDTELDTYINDLKSAKEFLDLRKISDLAQRLVETKRDIVYPLVYMLLKLALILPVATATVERAFSAMNIVKNWLRNRMGDTWMNDCLVTYIEKNILREIKNEKVVNRYQNMKTRREQL, encoded by the coding sequence ATGGGAATAACGAATGCACTATCTGAAGCattacaaaggaaggatcaagATATTGTGAATGCTATGGGTCTGGTCAAAGTTTCCAAGCAACAATTACAAGCTACTAGGGAAGATGGATGGGATTTTTTACTTGATGAAGTTTGTTTGTTTTGTGAAAAACATGAGATCATCATTCCGAAAATGGATGAAATGTTCATTACTAGTGGGAGATCTCGAAGAAAAGTTCAGCAAATTACAAACCTTCACCACTATCGAGTTGAGCTATTTTGTGCTGTCATAGATTTACAACTCCAAGAACTCAACAATCGTTTCAATGAAATCAATATGGAGTTGCTTCTGTGTATGGCATGCTTGAACCCAAGTGATTCCTTTGCAGCATTTGATAAGAAAAAGTTGATTCGTCTTGCAGAACATTATCCTTGTGAGTTTTCTAAGTTGGATATTCTTGCACTTGACACTGAATTGGATACTTATATTAATGACTTGAAATCAGCTAAGGAATTTctcgatttaagaaaaatctcTGATCTAGCTCAAAGGTTGGTGGAGACTAAGAGAGATATTGTGTATCCATTGGTTTATATGCTCTTAAAGTTGGCTTTGATTTTGCCTGTTGCTACAGCTACAGTAGAAAGAGCTTTTTCAGCTATGAATATAGTGAAGAATTGGTTACGAAATAGAATGGGAGACACTTGGATGAATGATtgtttagttacttatattgagaaaaatatacttcGTGAAATTAAAAATGAGAAAGTTGTAAAccgttatcaaaatatgaaaactcgtCGTGAacaattgtaa